The Impatiens glandulifera chromosome 3, dImpGla2.1, whole genome shotgun sequence genome contains a region encoding:
- the LOC124930445 gene encoding non-specific lipid transfer protein GPI-anchored 7-like: protein MAMAPLMMLVFLGVSSYSVKIAVAQAFPSCAQSLVPCGAYMNVTSPPPSCCDVLKETIEKEFACLCKLYTAPNFFSSLNINKTQALTLPTRCNISGGSCLNGTKIREDCLFIVFTHLRYHINF from the coding sequence ATGGCAATGGCACCGTTGATGATGCTGGTTTTCCTTGGGGTTTCTTCTTATTCAGTCAAGATTGCAGTGGCGCAAGCATTTCCATCATGTGCACAGAGCCTTGTGCCTTGTGGTGCTTACATGAATGTTACATCTCCGCCACCGTCTTGCTGCGATGTGCTCAAAGAAACCATCGAGAAAGAATTCGCTTGTCTATGCAAACTCTACACTGCACCTAATTTCTTCTCGAGTCTCAACATCAACAAGACTCAGGCCCTTACTCTTCCCACCCGCTGCAATATCTCCGGTGGATCATGCTTGAATGGTACAAAAATTCGCGAAGATTGTTTATTCATTGTTTTTACTCATCTTAGATATCACATTAACTTCTAA